The following is a genomic window from Falco naumanni isolate bFalNau1 chromosome 10, bFalNau1.pat, whole genome shotgun sequence.
ATCTTCTTCATGAAGCCCCCATAGCGCTTGGCCGGTGCCATCGGCAGCTCCCCAGGACCCAGCTCCTGCTCCGGCTCTGCCTcgtcctcctctgcctcctgagGGGACGGGTCTGTCCCTTCGGCCAGGGCCACCAGCGGGGCCAGGAGCGCCAGCGCCTTCCTGCACGTCTCCCACTCGGGTCCGGGTGGCGAGGAGCCCTGGCATTCCCACAGGCACATCTGCAAGACAGCGGCCGCAGCGGCCCCGGGGTGCCCGCCAGCATCACCCCACTGCTCAGGGTGatcccctgccttcctcccaccccGTGCCAGGGGTGCCCCTGCCCCAAGCCCAGGAGTCCGTGCTCACCATGCTGCCAGGCTCAGCAAGGAGCCGAAGCTTGCAccttcccagcaccctggggtgcccacAACCATCACTGTGGCAACACCCAGCTTTGCTCACCATGCACTGGCACCCACGATGCCCCCgctgctgggacccccccccccccggctaATGGCTGCATGGGGCCAGCACTCACCAGGGGCCAGATGCTGCTCTCGGTGCCGTGGGtctgtgctgtgcagagggaGCACTGGGTCACGCAGTCAGTGGATGCCGCTGTGGCCAGGGAGAGGCAGAGTGCCAGCGCCAGCGCCCGCTGTGCCATCTCACCCCGCATCCGTTGCCTGGGGGAAGGTGAGACAGCTCAGAGCCTGTCACCTTCTCCACGCTGGCCCTGGGGAGCCCACCACCACGCCGCTGGCACCCTCGGTGTGGGACACCTACTGCCTCCACCTGTGTGGACACTCCTGGGGATGTGCACCACGACCTGTGCCCGTGCCTGTGCAACTCACCTCCGGGTGCTGCTCCTGGTtccaggcagggagagaagggggcAGGTCTGACCAGTGGGGACACCATGGGATGCGATCCCTtaccctggctgcagcctggtccctggggcagggaccacccatcccatcccatcccatcccatcccatcccatcccatcccaccccacctcaccccaccccatctcCCCCATCTCTCTTTCCATatcattagaaagaaaagaccctttttctctttagcaCTGAGTTTCTCTGCAATATTGTGATCGGCACGGAGGGGATTAATCACTGGCTCTTCCTCTTGgccttggggaagagcagcaccGTGATCGGAGCCACGAGCAGGAAGGGAACCAGGGATGCCATCAGCTGGTATGGACTCACCCCACGCTGCTGTACCCCATGCCAGCACAGCCCggctcccctccctcctgcctgccactTCTGCTGAGCTGGTGCAGCAGGAGGGCGAAAAAGCCAGATTTCAGGTTCAAGCCTACCTGCAAACCGTGATCGCCATCCTTCAGCCTGCGGGGAGCCCTGTCAGAGCCTCTGGCCTCCACGGATGAAGCCAGGGAGAGCTGAACACACCGTGCAATAGCTGGGAGGGGGGCTGTGCAATGGCTGGGAGGGGGGCTGTGCCGGCAGCAGTGCTCAGAGCCCCCCAGGTGAGGCTGGAGGGGCCGGTGCCAGCCCTGGTTGCAATGTCACAGGACTGTGGTGCCACCAGGACCACGATTGCCCCGGGAACAAGAGCCGACCCCAAAGGGGTGCACTGGCAGCAagcactgcctgctgcttttATCTGGGGTGGAAAGGCATGACCCAGAGGGATCTGTTACACATTAATGACGCATGTTAGAGACTATTGTCTTCTCCAGCAGTATCTGTTAATGTACTGTAATTGGTACTGATGAAGAAATGTTAATGCCACAGTATTAATTCATGCtagattaaaatttaatttgaattatCTGCACCATTGTGTGTCAAGCCGTCTGCATTCCTTGGCTGCACCGCACACCGGCTCCACACAGCCCTCAGTGCATCACTTCGTCTCGCCTCGGCAGAGCGGCAGGTAACGGGGCAGGCAGGTGACCGGGCTGGGCATGGTGGGATCCCAGCCAGCCCTCACCGCTGAGACACGGTGACAGTCCCCTACTGCCTCACCACCACCACGGCATCGATGGGCGAGGACTTACCAGCCACGCAGGTAGGTGCCAGCGGCAGCACCAAGAGGAATGATGCTCCCGAGAACAGCCACTGGCTGcttcccaccagccccaccGGGAACCTTTGTCCCCCTCTTttcccacccccttcccctccctcacccctgctgtgctcctctgctgctggcagccccgtggg
Proteins encoded in this region:
- the PDYN gene encoding proenkephalin-B; translation: MRGEMAQRALALALCLSLATAASTDCVTQCSLCTAQTHGTESSIWPLMCLWECQGSSPPGPEWETCRKALALLAPLVALAEGTDPSPQEAEEDEAEPEQELGPGELPMAPAKRYGGFMKKMAKGKLLALLRENAHSKGSFSKKFGGFGRKPGERAAPEDYPGPVGAGAEEPTGAGAEGQELAELHKRYGGFMRRIRPKLKWDNQKRYGGFLRRQFKVTTRSDEDPSAYSGEVSDL